The proteins below are encoded in one region of Sphingobacterium sp. R2:
- a CDS encoding endonuclease/exonuclease/phosphatase family protein, translating to MDKNKNREKISSGFFSVLTYNVAGLPGIISSAITGRSRSIAEIGRKINPFDIVNVQEDFNYNRSLYLGGNLHPFRTKTKGRVPFGDGLNTLSRFPMTDVVRIPWKKRTGADFLTPKGFTFVQVEIVPDVWLDVYNVHANAQNSRKASSARRDNLNQLRDYIGEHSGGRSILVMGDFNAHYSFCDDNLHDFMDSTALVDSWVELENGGLVPEARHTFKPQHMLSICNQSESIDKILYRSSSELSLAARDYNIENNLFTNAKGLPLSDHYALALNFNWAIHP from the coding sequence ATGGACAAAAATAAGAATAGAGAAAAAATAAGTTCCGGTTTCTTTTCAGTGCTGACATATAATGTCGCGGGATTGCCTGGGATTATTTCGTCGGCGATAACGGGTAGAAGCAGGAGTATTGCCGAAATTGGAAGGAAGATTAATCCTTTTGATATCGTGAATGTACAGGAAGATTTTAACTACAATAGAAGTTTATATTTAGGCGGAAATTTACATCCCTTCCGCACGAAAACAAAGGGTCGTGTGCCCTTTGGTGATGGTTTAAATACACTGTCTCGTTTTCCAATGACTGATGTTGTCCGTATTCCATGGAAGAAACGTACGGGTGCAGATTTTTTAACACCCAAGGGCTTTACTTTTGTTCAAGTGGAGATTGTGCCCGATGTCTGGCTGGACGTCTACAATGTTCATGCAAATGCACAAAACAGCAGAAAAGCTTCAAGCGCACGTCGCGATAATCTCAATCAGTTGCGCGATTACATCGGTGAACATTCTGGCGGTAGGTCAATTCTTGTGATGGGGGATTTTAATGCACATTATAGCTTTTGTGATGATAATCTGCATGATTTTATGGATTCAACGGCTTTAGTTGATAGCTGGGTTGAACTAGAAAATGGGGGCTTAGTGCCAGAGGCCCGCCACACGTTCAAACCCCAGCATATGTTGTCTATATGTAATCAGAGCGAATCTATTGATAAGATTCTTTACAGGAGCAGCAGTGAACTCAGTCTTGCCGCCCGGGACTATAATATAGAAAACAATCTATTCACGAATGCAAAGGGGTTGCCCTTGTCAGATCATTATGCGTTGGCACTCAATTTTAATTGGGCGATCCACCCTTAG
- the mgtE gene encoding magnesium transporter gives MEELEMQVNQIEQLIASEDLVGLEEFLNELNISEVEELIDELPEHGPLFIESLNLNRAVNVFRILDFPTQNRIFKKLSKAKISALINELPPDDRTSFFSEMKDDIKHLILLLPPKDRVEALALLGYPEDSVGRLMTPDYITVKEHWSIERILGHIRRYGRDSETIDVLYVIDGAGKLVDDIRIKDVLMAEPDTVVGELIDHRLISLNAYDPQEEAINIFRMNNRVALPVVDEHGVMLGIVTVDDILWVANEEYTEDMQRIGGTEALDEPYLDVSIKNLVKKRAGWLIVLFLGQLLTATVIEHFEEQMASAIMLFALMPVIISSGGNSGSQASTLIIQAMALGEVTLGDWWRVMRREIISGLLLGLILGTLGFVRIMAWQSFAHSYGEYWVLVALVISLSLVGVVLWGSLMGSMLPFVMKRLGADPASSSAPFVSTLVDVTGLLIYFSVATLILKGVLL, from the coding sequence ATGGAAGAACTGGAAATGCAGGTGAATCAAATAGAGCAATTAATAGCAAGTGAAGACCTTGTTGGGCTGGAAGAATTTTTGAATGAATTAAATATTTCAGAAGTAGAAGAGCTGATTGATGAGTTGCCCGAACATGGTCCGTTATTTATTGAATCATTAAATTTGAATCGCGCAGTAAACGTTTTTCGTATTCTGGATTTCCCTACTCAGAACAGGATTTTTAAGAAGCTTTCTAAAGCGAAAATTAGTGCCTTAATTAACGAATTGCCTCCTGATGATCGGACTTCTTTTTTTTCTGAAATGAAGGACGATATAAAGCATCTAATTTTACTTTTACCACCCAAAGATCGTGTTGAAGCATTGGCTTTACTGGGATATCCGGAAGATAGTGTGGGGCGCTTGATGACGCCTGATTATATCACCGTAAAAGAGCATTGGAGTATCGAGCGAATACTGGGTCATATCAGGCGGTATGGAAGGGATTCAGAGACGATAGATGTATTGTATGTGATTGATGGTGCGGGTAAGCTCGTTGATGATATACGGATCAAAGATGTATTGATGGCGGAGCCCGATACAGTGGTTGGGGAATTGATCGATCATCGCTTAATATCGCTCAATGCTTATGACCCGCAGGAGGAGGCAATCAACATCTTCCGGATGAATAATAGGGTGGCCTTGCCTGTTGTTGATGAACATGGCGTGATGTTGGGTATTGTTACTGTTGATGATATTCTTTGGGTTGCCAACGAGGAGTATACCGAAGATATGCAGCGCATCGGGGGAACCGAGGCCTTAGATGAGCCCTATTTGGATGTATCGATTAAGAACCTGGTGAAGAAGAGAGCCGGTTGGCTTATTGTACTTTTTCTTGGGCAACTTTTGACAGCGACAGTGATTGAACATTTTGAAGAGCAAATGGCAAGTGCGATTATGTTATTTGCATTGATGCCGGTTATTATTTCCAGTGGTGGCAATAGTGGTTCGCAGGCGTCGACATTGATTATCCAGGCGATGGCTTTGGGGGAAGTTACGCTAGGCGACTGGTGGCGGGTGATGCGTAGGGAGATTATATCGGGCTTGCTCCTGGGACTTATTTTGGGTACATTAGGTTTTGTGCGGATTATGGCCTGGCAGTCTTTTGCGCATAGCTATGGTGAGTATTGGGTGTTGGTTGCATTAGTTATTTCGCTGTCTTTGGTTGGTGTTGTGCTCTGGGGATCTTTGATGGGGTCTATGTTGCCTTTTGTGATGAAACGGCTGGGAGCTGATCCTGCGAGCTCATCGGCACCCTTTGTATCGACTTTAGTTGATGTTACTGGCTTATTGATTTATTTTAGTGTGGCTACGCTTATTTTGAAAGGTGTACTGCTTTAG
- a CDS encoding PfkB family carbohydrate kinase translates to MSLVIIGTVAFDTIETPFGKTDKILGGAGTFASLAASYLCDQIRLVSVVGEDFGNNYLDLIKNRGIDVTGIQVINGGKTFYWSGRYHNDMNSRDTLATDLNVLAEFDPIIPESYQDCEYLLLGNLTPQIQLTTLARFKHKPKLVVLDTMNYWMNVAMDDLRKVLLMVDVLAINDSEARQLSGEYSLVKAAKVILEMGPRYLIIKKGEHGALLFGENQIFSAPALPLADVFDPTGAGDSFAGGFIGYLAKVKSVNFTNMKNALIFGSALASFCVEKFGTDRLVNLTQEDIQKRLNAFVALSQFNL, encoded by the coding sequence ATGAGTTTAGTAATTATTGGTACGGTGGCTTTCGATACTATCGAGACGCCGTTCGGTAAAACTGACAAAATTCTAGGTGGTGCCGGTACATTCGCGAGTCTGGCGGCATCCTATCTGTGTGATCAAATCAGGTTGGTCAGCGTTGTTGGAGAAGATTTTGGAAACAACTATCTTGATCTTATCAAGAACCGGGGTATAGATGTAACGGGCATTCAGGTAATAAATGGTGGTAAAACTTTTTATTGGTCGGGCAGATATCATAATGATATGAATAGCCGCGATACCTTAGCTACAGACTTAAATGTATTGGCTGAATTTGATCCAATTATTCCAGAGAGCTACCAGGATTGTGAATATCTTCTCTTGGGTAACCTTACCCCTCAAATACAGTTAACCACCTTGGCGCGCTTTAAACATAAGCCAAAGTTAGTTGTGCTCGATACAATGAACTACTGGATGAATGTTGCGATGGATGACTTAAGAAAGGTTCTTCTGATGGTTGATGTCTTAGCTATAAATGATTCAGAAGCCAGACAACTATCTGGCGAGTATTCCCTTGTTAAGGCAGCAAAAGTTATTTTGGAAATGGGGCCGCGCTATTTAATTATTAAAAAGGGTGAGCATGGTGCACTTTTGTTCGGTGAGAATCAGATCTTTTCTGCTCCGGCGCTTCCATTAGCAGATGTGTTTGATCCAACTGGCGCAGGTGATTCTTTTGCAGGAGGTTTTATTGGATATCTGGCGAAAGTAAAAAGCGTAAACTTTACAAATATGAAGAACGCCTTGATTTTCGGTTCTGCACTGGCTTCATTTTGTGTAGAGAAATTTGGAACAGATCGCTTGGTTAATCTCACTCAAGAGGACATACAAAAGCGATTGAACGCTTTTGTAGCGCTATCTCAGTTTAATTTATAA
- a CDS encoding cytochrome b5 domain-containing protein, translating into MAEELLEYSKSQLALRNGCDKPQIWVAYRGYIYDVGKSRLWKNGMHYEHWAGQDLTEELQDAPHSETVFLKFQIIGKLKDK; encoded by the coding sequence ATGGCAGAGGAATTATTAGAATATAGCAAAAGTCAATTAGCTTTACGCAACGGTTGCGACAAACCGCAGATCTGGGTTGCCTACCGTGGCTACATTTATGATGTGGGCAAAAGTAGATTGTGGAAAAATGGAATGCATTACGAGCACTGGGCAGGGCAAGATCTAACTGAGGAGCTTCAAGACGCTCCTCATTCAGAAACTGTATTTTTAAAATTCCAAATTATTGGAAAATTAAAAGATAAATGA
- a CDS encoding RNA polymerase sigma factor — protein sequence MTKNEFDTMVIEQSDSLKLYARNFTSDYEDANDLVQDTILKAVTYFKNFREGTNLKGWLYTIMKNTFINNYRRIVKTNSFITKDEDISNANLLSSASANQGESKFVMQDIHEALSNLSEEYYIPFTLYFEGFKYHEISEHLNIPIGTVKTRIHVARKLMKKSLSSYKVA from the coding sequence ATGACTAAGAATGAATTTGACACCATGGTGATTGAGCAATCCGACTCATTAAAACTGTACGCCAGAAATTTTACCAGCGATTACGAAGATGCAAACGATCTCGTTCAGGATACAATTCTGAAAGCTGTAACCTATTTTAAAAATTTTAGAGAAGGTACAAATTTAAAAGGATGGCTGTATACCATCATGAAAAATACATTTATTAATAACTATAGACGTATTGTAAAAACAAACTCCTTTATCACAAAAGATGAAGATATTTCTAATGCAAACCTCCTCTCGTCTGCTTCCGCCAATCAAGGAGAAAGTAAATTTGTGATGCAGGACATTCATGAAGCATTATCAAATCTTTCCGAAGAGTATTACATCCCCTTTACACTTTACTTTGAAGGTTTTAAATATCATGAGATATCTGAACACCTGAATATCCCTATTGGAACAGTAAAGACACGAATACATGTTGCCAGAAAATTAATGAAAAAATCGCTATCGTCGTATAAAGTAGCCTAG
- the murB gene encoding UDP-N-acetylmuramate dehydrogenase → MLKIADFFEFLKIKVNMELNVQSNISLKPFNTFGIEEKANFLIEVKDNETLTEIFKNNIFKDNFFVLGAGSNVLFTKAFEGYIIRMTSKGIQSKTDGNDVYVTAQAGEIWNDFVWYCIEHNYAGVENMALIPGTVGASPVQNIGAYGTELMYIFHECQAFDTHTGRFVLFQKEDCYFSYRDSIFKTAHKGRFIITQVTYKLSLTPHLNTSYGAIEAELDKENITNPTIADIATVVSKIRVEKLPDPSTVGNAGSFFKNPIVTESFFATLQKEYPTIPHYPMPNNETKLAAGWLIEQCGWKGKEYGQAGVWKNQALVLINRQSASGQEIYQLSEHIISDVANKFGVTLEREVNLL, encoded by the coding sequence ATGCTAAAGATAGCTGATTTTTTTGAATTTCTGAAAATTAAAGTCAATATGGAGTTAAACGTTCAATCGAATATTTCTTTAAAACCTTTCAATACGTTTGGAATAGAGGAAAAGGCAAATTTTCTCATTGAAGTGAAGGATAATGAAACATTGACCGAAATTTTTAAAAACAACATTTTCAAAGACAATTTTTTTGTTCTGGGAGCTGGAAGCAATGTTTTGTTCACCAAAGCTTTCGAGGGATATATTATCCGCATGACAAGCAAGGGCATACAGTCAAAAACTGATGGCAACGATGTCTATGTAACAGCGCAAGCTGGAGAAATCTGGAACGACTTCGTCTGGTATTGCATTGAGCATAATTACGCTGGTGTTGAAAACATGGCGCTGATTCCTGGCACTGTAGGCGCCTCCCCCGTTCAAAATATAGGTGCATATGGGACAGAGTTAATGTATATCTTTCACGAATGCCAGGCTTTTGATACACATACAGGTAGGTTTGTACTATTCCAGAAGGAAGATTGCTATTTTTCCTATAGGGACAGTATCTTTAAAACAGCACATAAGGGCCGGTTTATTATCACTCAAGTAACCTATAAACTCAGCTTAACCCCTCATCTTAACACAAGTTATGGCGCAATAGAAGCAGAGCTTGATAAAGAAAATATAACCAATCCAACTATTGCCGATATTGCAACCGTTGTCTCCAAAATACGCGTGGAAAAGCTGCCCGACCCCAGTACCGTCGGAAATGCAGGAAGTTTTTTTAAAAATCCCATAGTAACTGAATCATTCTTCGCTACGCTCCAAAAAGAATACCCAACTATTCCGCACTATCCAATGCCCAATAATGAAACAAAATTAGCTGCAGGATGGTTAATCGAACAATGTGGTTGGAAAGGAAAGGAATATGGACAAGCAGGTGTATGGAAAAATCAGGCTCTTGTACTAATAAATAGACAAAGCGCTAGTGGACAGGAAATTTACCAGCTGTCGGAACATATTATAAGCGACGTAGCCAACAAATTTGGCGTTACGCTAGAGCGTGAGGTTAATTTGTTATAA
- a CDS encoding TetR/AcrR family transcriptional regulator: MGNADVKRIKILEAATRRFAHFGMAKTTMSEIAKDLNFSKALLYYYFPDKNSLYSAVFEYVIDKMIEDLEVVIGKGGDFEEIMMYSIDMRVKIINQYYNLFEYTMKMVKELPDELEQVFKESYLREVEIIEKILKIGIDAGEIQVEDINETARILLYSLFGMRMGILKDMKNMLFPTKEEFDHILSLQKKMMKIFLNGLRFQAK, translated from the coding sequence ATGGGTAATGCAGATGTAAAAAGAATCAAAATTCTAGAAGCTGCGACAAGGCGCTTTGCACACTTCGGAATGGCTAAGACAACGATGTCGGAAATAGCCAAAGATCTCAATTTTTCAAAAGCATTGCTATACTACTATTTTCCAGACAAAAATAGCTTATATTCTGCTGTCTTCGAATATGTAATTGATAAAATGATCGAAGATCTGGAGGTCGTGATAGGGAAGGGAGGCGACTTCGAGGAAATCATGATGTACTCCATTGATATGCGTGTCAAAATTATCAATCAATATTATAATTTGTTTGAATATACCATGAAGATGGTGAAAGAACTCCCCGACGAATTGGAGCAGGTGTTTAAAGAATCTTATCTTCGGGAAGTTGAAATTATTGAGAAGATTCTGAAGATCGGTATTGATGCTGGAGAAATACAGGTTGAAGATATCAATGAAACGGCCAGAATTCTTTTATACTCGCTGTTCGGTATGCGTATGGGCATACTGAAGGATATGAAAAATATGCTATTTCCCACAAAAGAGGAATTCGATCATATCCTGAGTTTACAAAAGAAAATGATGAAAATCTTCTTAAATGGCTTACGGTTTCAGGCTAAGTAA